The Anabaena sp. WA102 genome contains a region encoding:
- a CDS encoding DUF6688 domain-containing protein has protein sequence MAGTFYYISDRYIPQDILDRIPDEILLKIRNIKPQQPNSPPKNHSEPPVDESQTNENRSKKPKNKPIPYTQIQHQPIKHNPIQNEYNTQAFILFVLFLAGSILLKLWKSFLLPPQILLLFVSIIYAILSVIVIHLTIDNFFNRRNHHFKHTNRIIGISLAIFYILVFVSIIWKIDKIPTSINLFGENNQTQLARQDTRNGETRNNIPGENRNISHASPSNNINCPKDALITFQAFKDCNKNESNKAKLEEELKTQYVLSLPDDTIAGNLIKYYLDSKNNDQFQNRKRDIEKCQRDNPMTDTGNNDKRVDCIKRTINKSKQPKK, from the coding sequence TTGGCTGGAACTTTTTATTATATTAGCGATAGATATATTCCACAAGACATACTCGATAGAATCCCTGACGAAATACTTTTAAAAATTCGTAATATAAAACCTCAACAACCTAATTCCCCTCCTAAAAATCATAGCGAACCTCCAGTTGATGAATCTCAAACTAATGAAAATAGAAGTAAAAAACCTAAAAATAAGCCAATTCCATATACTCAAATTCAACACCAACCAATTAAACATAACCCAATCCAAAATGAATATAATACACAGGCTTTCATTTTATTTGTGCTTTTTTTAGCAGGTTCTATTCTGTTAAAACTTTGGAAAAGTTTTCTTCTTCCTCCTCAAATATTGTTATTATTTGTTAGCATTATATATGCTATTTTGAGTGTAATAGTTATTCACCTTACGATAGATAATTTTTTTAATAGAAGAAATCATCATTTTAAACATACCAATCGCATTATTGGAATTTCTTTAGCAATTTTCTATATATTGGTATTTGTTTCAATAATATGGAAAATAGATAAAATTCCAACATCTATAAATCTTTTTGGCGAAAATAATCAAACTCAGTTAGCTAGACAAGATACAAGAAATGGAGAAACCCGAAATAATATTCCAGGTGAAAACAGAAATATTTCTCATGCTTCTCCTTCAAATAATATTAACTGTCCAAAAGATGCGCTAATTACTTTTCAAGCATTTAAAGATTGCAATAAAAATGAATCTAATAAAGCAAAATTAGAGGAAGAATTAAAGACTCAGTATGTGTTATCATTACCTGATGATACAATTGCTGGAAACTTAATAAAATATTATCTAGATAGTAAAAATAACGACCAATTCCAAAACAGAAAACGTGACATAGAGAAATGTCAAAGAGATAACCCTATGACAGATACAGGTAATAATGACAAAAGAGTTGACTGCATAAAACGTACAATAAACAAATCTAAACAACCGAAAAAATGA
- a CDS encoding vWA domain-containing protein, whose translation MKRNSTDSFSITAYLTPKLKLGIVTLLLGFLPLPVFANSKIEVSPRPTDADIVTLKVKVVNDNNIPIEGLQKSEFKLQTARIIAKSQDTPINLDFSEVTKFRLIPPGEQLTSDPAYVVILLDMSGSMRKKDASGVKKIDGAILAIQGFIKLVREKNLPVHISLVPFGESQIAKDNYEVNQEIIAKNFLPANSPDLDKRVSDLASSPTNAGTNLYDPLKEAVQYLGDNSEELTRQANSSNDLRKDEPQIPPKLAVMLLSDGYHNSKRKTEDQQFTNLEKVFKKYPTVRVYTLGYGESLKQLRDRANNCNIPNSWLEKKQAVDLIQSCKLPSGDIFNYIVDQPRLKQIAELTGGISKFPQDVNEAVNSLETFFKALREYELQYIQPNAAPAEEYQVQVSVNSSKRELNINAEPVKIRMPNISFYKLPLIPDRLFILILTLGILGGGIFWFKRWSQQLKTEADRWI comes from the coding sequence ATGAAGAGAAATTCTACAGATTCATTTTCTATAACCGCTTACTTGACCCCCAAGCTTAAATTAGGAATTGTTACTCTTTTATTAGGCTTTTTACCATTACCTGTTTTTGCTAATTCCAAAATTGAAGTATCTCCCCGTCCTACGGATGCTGATATTGTCACCTTAAAAGTTAAAGTTGTTAATGATAACAATATTCCTATTGAGGGATTACAAAAATCTGAATTCAAATTACAAACTGCCAGAATTATCGCCAAAAGTCAAGATACTCCTATTAATCTTGACTTCTCAGAAGTGACAAAATTTAGATTAATTCCACCGGGAGAACAATTAACATCAGATCCTGCTTATGTCGTCATTCTTTTAGATATGAGTGGAAGCATGAGAAAAAAAGATGCTAGTGGAGTCAAAAAAATAGATGGTGCTATTCTGGCTATTCAAGGATTTATTAAATTAGTCCGCGAGAAAAATTTACCTGTACATATTTCCTTAGTACCATTTGGAGAATCACAAATTGCTAAAGATAATTATGAGGTTAACCAAGAAATTATTGCTAAAAATTTCCTTCCAGCAAATTCACCAGATTTAGATAAAAGAGTATCTGATTTAGCATCTTCTCCCACTAACGCTGGGACTAATTTATATGATCCTTTAAAGGAAGCTGTACAGTATTTAGGTGATAACTCCGAAGAATTGACAAGACAAGCAAATAGTAGCAATGATTTGAGAAAAGATGAACCACAAATTCCGCCTAAATTAGCTGTAATGTTATTATCTGATGGTTATCACAACAGTAAACGCAAAACAGAAGATCAACAATTTACTAATTTAGAAAAAGTCTTTAAAAAATATCCGACAGTCAGAGTTTACACTTTAGGTTATGGAGAGTCTTTAAAACAGTTAAGAGATCGTGCTAATAACTGCAATATTCCTAATAGTTGGTTAGAAAAAAAACAAGCAGTTGATTTAATTCAATCGTGTAAACTTCCCTCTGGTGACATATTCAACTATATCGTTGATCAACCAAGATTAAAACAAATTGCTGAATTAACAGGAGGTATTAGTAAATTTCCGCAAGATGTAAATGAAGCTGTTAACAGTTTAGAAACCTTTTTTAAAGCATTACGAGAATATGAATTACAATATATTCAACCAAATGCAGCACCAGCAGAAGAATATCAAGTGCAAGTTAGTGTTAATTCCTCTAAAAGAGAACTAAATATTAATGCTGAACCTGTTAAGATCAGAATGCCAAATATATCTTTTTATAAATTACCTTTGATCCCAGATCGGTTATTTATATTAATATTAACTTTAGGTATTTTAGGAGGTGGTATCTTCTGGTTTAAACGTTGGAGTCAACAACTTAAAACAGAAGCTGATCGATGGATTTAG
- a CDS encoding AAA family ATPase, with protein MKPELPYPKCQQELQDLLKSRYPLIFLRSSEENRAIRCTIDAHLAILNNADIQDGELAQWNSTEGFKQRLETTGSVNQAQWQRLGNAIDINGNPILQSLDILQHRLQDQVSKNLQRQHTYLLPDWSVLLRPDDHLMARKLKELILVIDQKRPLVRMSLIIIGSDWTIPTILRNMVHIIDLPLPVEAELYEDVFSVAVEKYGLTESDAGRLAEQAQGMPLQAAIQAAKLSTSRNLWTDPEAAGQLLLEAKKQELRKTGVLEYYAPSGQGLRDVGGLTKVKEWIYSRECWFAQDGQPELRPRAILLEGFPGCGKTFIARAIAQEWHVPQINFEIARLQSRWVGESESNTFQALRAIEASAPNILFMDEIEKAFAGVGGDSSGISTRQFGTFLSWLNDHEYPIFFIATSNDREKLPPELFRAGRFDEIFIVMPPNTEERYQILQKRTTAYKLPPTPPSILEYLVEKTAGYSGAELDKLVREAIYLAEYGHLPTKTHWENALLQISPQYRTPNMQQLLRKYLKLIEGGGGKPASELEIGFLENLIIPV; from the coding sequence ATGAAACCCGAATTACCTTATCCTAAATGTCAGCAAGAATTACAGGATTTATTAAAATCTCGTTATCCGTTAATCTTTTTGAGATCATCAGAAGAAAATCGCGCTATTCGTTGTACAATAGATGCCCATTTAGCAATTTTGAATAATGCAGATATTCAAGATGGAGAATTAGCACAATGGAATAGCACAGAAGGTTTTAAACAAAGACTAGAAACTACTGGTTCTGTAAATCAAGCACAATGGCAAAGATTAGGTAATGCTATTGATATAAATGGTAATCCAATTTTACAATCTTTAGATATTCTGCAACATCGTTTACAAGATCAAGTTAGTAAAAATCTCCAACGACAACACACCTATTTATTGCCAGATTGGTCTGTTTTATTGCGCCCTGATGATCATTTAATGGCTCGGAAATTGAAAGAATTAATATTAGTAATAGACCAAAAAAGACCTTTGGTAAGAATGTCTTTAATTATCATTGGTTCAGATTGGACTATTCCGACTATTTTGCGAAATATGGTACATATTATAGATCTACCTTTACCTGTGGAAGCAGAACTTTATGAAGATGTTTTTAGTGTGGCTGTAGAAAAATATGGTTTAACAGAATCAGATGCTGGAAGATTAGCAGAACAAGCTCAAGGAATGCCTTTACAAGCGGCAATTCAGGCTGCTAAATTATCAACATCTCGAAATTTATGGACAGATCCAGAAGCGGCTGGACAGTTATTATTAGAAGCCAAAAAACAGGAACTTAGAAAAACTGGAGTTTTAGAATATTATGCTCCCTCTGGTCAAGGTTTGAGAGATGTGGGAGGATTAACTAAAGTTAAAGAATGGATATATAGCCGTGAGTGTTGGTTTGCTCAAGACGGACAACCAGAATTACGTCCTCGTGCTATTTTACTCGAAGGGTTCCCTGGTTGTGGAAAAACTTTTATTGCCAGAGCGATCGCACAAGAATGGCACGTACCCCAGATTAATTTTGAAATTGCTCGGTTACAATCGCGCTGGGTAGGAGAATCGGAAAGCAACACTTTCCAAGCGCTTAGAGCCATCGAAGCCTCAGCCCCAAATATCCTATTTATGGATGAAATCGAAAAGGCTTTTGCCGGTGTGGGAGGTGATAGTTCAGGAATTAGTACCAGACAGTTTGGGACATTTTTATCCTGGTTAAATGATCACGAATATCCAATTTTTTTCATCGCCACTTCTAATGATAGAGAAAAATTACCACCGGAATTGTTTCGCGCAGGCCGTTTTGATGAAATTTTTATAGTTATGCCTCCCAATACTGAGGAAAGATATCAAATTTTGCAAAAACGCACTACCGCTTATAAATTACCACCAACTCCACCTTCTATATTAGAATATCTTGTTGAAAAAACCGCCGGTTATTCCGGTGCAGAATTAGATAAATTGGTCAGAGAAGCTATTTATTTAGCTGAATATGGACACTTACCAACAAAGACTCATTGGGAAAATGCTTTATTACAAATTAGTCCCCAATATCGGACTCCCAATATGCAGCAACTATTGCGAAAATATTTAAAATTAATAGAAGGTGGTGGTGGTAAACCTGCATCAGAATTAGAAATAGGTTTTTTAGAAAATCTGATTATTCCCGTCTAG
- a CDS encoding bifunctional cobalt-precorrin-7 (C(5))-methyltransferase/cobalt-precorrin-6B (C(15))-methyltransferase produces MKKWLSIIGIGEDGVAGLSPIALSCLDKAKIIFGGERHLSMLPADDNSEKIPWKSPFPTSITEIISRRGEAVCILASGDPLCYGVGATILKDIPISEITIIPAPSAFSLACSRLGWSLTEVETLSLCGRPVSLLQSYIYPGAKLLILSEGKHTPAIVAEILISRGYGNSQITVLEKIGNINENIITDIAANWQEENIASLNTIAVECVADRGIVGLSRFPGLPDDAFHHDGQLTKREVRAVTLSSLAPLPGELLWDVGAGCGSISIEWLRSDRRCRAIAIEQNSTRLNYIADNAAALGTPNLQIMAGKALEVIPNLPTPNAIFIGGGVTAPEILENCWNVLLPGGRMVVNVVTLEGEQRLYQWHEKVGGNFTRITIQRAEPIGKFLGWKSMSPVTQWIGIKN; encoded by the coding sequence ATGAAAAAATGGTTATCAATTATCGGTATCGGTGAGGATGGTGTAGCAGGGTTAAGTCCCATAGCTCTTTCTTGCTTAGACAAAGCTAAAATTATCTTTGGTGGAGAACGTCATCTTTCCATGTTACCCGCTGACGACAACAGCGAAAAAATTCCCTGGAAATCACCTTTTCCAACTTCCATAACTGAAATTATCAGTCGTCGTGGTGAAGCAGTTTGTATTTTAGCTAGTGGCGACCCTCTATGTTATGGTGTGGGTGCAACTATTCTTAAAGATATTCCTATTTCTGAAATTACAATTATTCCTGCACCTTCGGCTTTTAGTCTGGCTTGTTCTCGACTAGGATGGTCATTAACGGAGGTGGAAACTTTAAGTTTATGTGGTCGTCCGGTTTCTTTACTGCAATCTTACATTTATCCCGGTGCAAAATTATTAATTTTGAGTGAGGGAAAACATACTCCAGCTATTGTGGCGGAAATTTTGATAAGTCGCGGTTATGGTAATAGTCAAATTACCGTTTTAGAAAAAATAGGTAATATTAATGAAAACATTATAACAGATATCGCTGCTAATTGGCAAGAAGAAAATATCGCTTCTTTAAATACTATTGCGGTGGAATGTGTTGCTGATAGGGGAATAGTTGGTTTATCGAGATTTCCCGGCTTACCTGATGATGCTTTTCATCATGATGGACAATTGACGAAAAGGGAAGTCCGGGCGGTGACATTATCAAGTTTAGCACCTTTACCGGGCGAGTTGCTGTGGGATGTGGGGGCTGGTTGTGGTTCTATTTCTATAGAATGGCTGCGAAGTGATAGAAGATGTCGAGCGATCGCTATTGAACAAAATTCCACTAGACTAAATTATATAGCTGATAATGCTGCTGCTTTAGGAACACCAAATTTACAAATTATGGCAGGTAAAGCTTTAGAAGTTATCCCCAATTTACCCACACCAAACGCTATTTTTATCGGTGGTGGTGTCACAGCACCAGAAATATTAGAAAATTGCTGGAATGTGTTACTTCCTGGGGGCAGAATGGTAGTTAATGTTGTTACTTTAGAAGGTGAACAAAGATTATATCAATGGCATGAAAAAGTGGGCGGAAACTTTACCCGCATTACTATTCAACGCGCAGAACCTATTGGTAAATTTCTGGGTTGGAAATCAATGTCCCCTGTTACCCAATGGATAGGAATCAAAAATTGA
- a CDS encoding phosphate-starvation-inducible PsiE family protein, which produces MRKFIKNFLELTSDKSFIHLIEIVEVIVAKLLSLFMIIVIFATLGDLAIFIFQEILSPKEGSFSKTLFQTFGLFLNVLIALEILENITGYLKKHVLQVELVIVTSLIAIARKIIILDLKVTEGIEIIGLGIAILALSISYWIIRSSNQK; this is translated from the coding sequence ATGAGAAAATTCATTAAAAATTTTCTAGAACTTACCAGTGATAAAAGCTTTATTCACCTGATCGAAATTGTCGAGGTAATAGTTGCCAAATTACTATCTCTCTTTATGATAATAGTAATTTTTGCCACCCTTGGTGATTTAGCAATATTTATTTTTCAGGAAATACTTTCTCCAAAAGAAGGTAGTTTTAGCAAGACATTGTTTCAAACTTTCGGTTTATTTCTTAATGTTTTAATTGCTTTAGAAATACTAGAAAATATTACTGGCTACCTCAAAAAGCACGTTTTACAAGTTGAATTAGTTATTGTCACTTCTTTAATTGCTATTGCTAGAAAAATTATTATTCTTGATTTAAAAGTAACTGAAGGTATAGAAATTATTGGTTTGGGGATTGCGATTCTTGCCCTATCCATTAGTTATTGGATAATTCGGAGTAGTAACCAAAAATAA
- a CDS encoding molybdopterin oxidoreductase family protein, with protein sequence MNEFTKTLCPYCGVGCGLEVSAPAQYGKATNRDSEGIPIWRVRGDKSHPSSQGMVCVKGATIAESLDKSRLHHPMVRDSLDAEFRRVSWNEAFDIITQRIQTLRLNQATDSICMYGSGQFQTEDYYIAQKLLKGCLGTNNFDANSRLCMSSAVSGYIQSFGADGPPCCYDDLELTDCAFLIGTNTAECHPIIFNRLAKYHKKNRHVKMVVVDPRRTPTAEAADLHLAIRPGTDIDLLNGIAYLLMKWNYVDLAFIDDCTSNFPAYAEVIRHYSPEVVASRCGISIEDLETAAKYWGKSKSVLSLWSMGVNQSSEGTAKVRTIINLHLMTGQIGKPGAGPFSLTGQPNAMGGREAGGLSHLLPGYRLVKNAQHRAEVEDFWGLKKGQISPVPGLTAWEMITGLETGNVGLLWIAATNPAVSMPDLERTKKALLKSPFTIYQDAYYPTETSAYAHVLLPGAQWGEKTGIMTNSERRVTLCSAFREPPREAKPDWEIFAEVGKRLGFTDKFTFNNSAEVYAEFVQLTRQRPCDMSGLSHGFLAAQGPTHWPYPQGSNSEIKRLYTNLRFHTNDGRAQFGAYYSKGLAEPPDDNYPFILTTGRLYGHWHTQTRTGRIEKIRKLHPQPFIEIHPRDAAALGIVDNQWLEVRSRRGKTKFPAKVTKAISPGTVFVPMHWGKLWADDAEANTLTHSEACPDSLQPELKACAVQLVPIPVESTVKNYQFQSSQW encoded by the coding sequence ATGAATGAATTTACCAAAACACTTTGTCCTTATTGCGGAGTTGGTTGCGGTTTAGAAGTTTCTGCACCAGCCCAATATGGAAAAGCCACAAATCGAGATAGTGAAGGAATTCCTATTTGGAGAGTTAGGGGTGATAAATCTCATCCTTCTAGTCAAGGAATGGTATGTGTTAAAGGTGCAACTATTGCTGAATCTTTGGATAAAAGTAGATTGCATCATCCAATGGTACGCGATTCGTTAGATGCAGAATTTCGGCGTGTGAGTTGGAATGAAGCCTTTGATATTATTACCCAACGGATTCAAACATTGCGCTTGAATCAAGCCACAGATTCTATCTGTATGTATGGTTCTGGACAATTTCAAACTGAAGATTATTATATTGCTCAAAAGTTACTCAAAGGTTGTTTAGGAACTAATAATTTCGATGCTAATTCCCGGTTGTGTATGTCTAGTGCGGTATCTGGGTACATTCAAAGTTTTGGTGCTGATGGGCCTCCTTGCTGTTACGATGATTTAGAATTAACTGATTGTGCTTTTTTAATTGGTACAAATACGGCGGAATGTCATCCCATTATTTTTAATCGGTTAGCAAAATATCATAAAAAAAATCGCCATGTTAAAATGGTTGTGGTTGACCCTCGGCGTACCCCAACGGCCGAAGCAGCAGATTTACATTTAGCTATTCGTCCAGGTACAGATATTGATTTGTTAAATGGGATTGCCTATTTATTAATGAAATGGAATTATGTTGATCTAGCTTTTATTGATGATTGTACTAGCAATTTTCCGGCTTATGCTGAGGTAATTCGGCATTATTCGCCGGAGGTAGTGGCGAGTCGTTGTGGTATTAGTATTGAAGATTTAGAAACGGCTGCTAAATATTGGGGAAAATCTAAATCTGTACTTTCTTTATGGTCAATGGGTGTTAATCAATCTTCTGAAGGTACGGCTAAAGTTAGAACTATTATTAATTTACATTTAATGACGGGACAAATCGGTAAACCTGGTGCAGGTCCTTTTTCTTTGACTGGTCAACCTAATGCTATGGGTGGCAGAGAAGCGGGAGGTTTATCCCATTTGCTACCGGGTTATCGGTTGGTAAAAAATGCCCAACATCGGGCGGAAGTTGAGGATTTTTGGGGTTTAAAAAAAGGACAGATTTCCCCTGTTCCTGGTTTAACTGCTTGGGAAATGATCACTGGTTTGGAAACTGGAAATGTAGGTTTATTATGGATTGCTGCGACTAATCCGGCTGTGAGTATGCCAGATTTGGAAAGAACGAAAAAGGCGTTATTAAAATCTCCTTTTACTATTTATCAAGATGCTTATTACCCAACAGAAACATCGGCTTATGCTCATGTTTTATTACCGGGGGCGCAGTGGGGTGAAAAAACTGGGATTATGACTAATTCGGAAAGAAGGGTAACTCTATGTTCGGCTTTTCGGGAACCACCAAGAGAAGCAAAACCTGATTGGGAAATCTTCGCGGAAGTAGGAAAAAGATTAGGTTTTACTGATAAGTTTACTTTTAATAATTCTGCGGAAGTTTATGCTGAATTTGTTCAATTAACTCGTCAGCGTCCTTGTGATATGTCGGGTTTGAGTCATGGGTTTTTAGCCGCACAAGGTCCAACTCATTGGCCTTATCCACAAGGTAGTAATTCAGAAATTAAGCGTCTATATACTAATTTACGCTTTCACACAAATGATGGACGCGCCCAGTTTGGTGCATATTATTCAAAAGGACTTGCTGAACCACCTGATGATAATTATCCTTTTATATTAACTACTGGTAGATTGTATGGTCATTGGCATACACAAACACGCACCGGCAGAATTGAGAAAATTCGCAAACTGCACCCGCAACCATTTATCGAGATTCATCCCCGTGATGCTGCTGCTTTAGGTATTGTTGATAATCAGTGGTTAGAAGTGCGATCGCGTCGTGGTAAAACTAAGTTTCCTGCTAAAGTCACAAAAGCTATTTCTCCCGGTACTGTCTTTGTGCCTATGCACTGGGGTAAGCTATGGGCAGATGATGCAGAAGCTAATACGCTTACCCATTCAGAAGCCTGCCCTGATTCCCTCCAACCAGAATTAAAAGCCTGTGCTGTGCAATTAGTACCAATCCCTGTAGAATCTACTGTTAAAAATTATCAATTTCAGTCTTCCCAATGGTAA
- a CDS encoding nitrate ABC transporter ATP-binding protein (This model describes the ATP binding subunits of ATP-binding cassette (ABC) transporters for nitrate transport, or for bicarbonate transport, in bacteria and archaea.), giving the protein MTTVNYNNKTQQLQTQKKEDFLVIDGVNKIYPTDKGSYTVLDDINLKVSEGEFICLIGHSGCGKSTLLNMVSGFNKPTNGVVWLQGQPITEPGPDRMMVFQNYCLLPWLNVFDNVYLGVDSVFPHKSKSEKRAIVREHLAMVGLTEAAQKKPSQISGGMKQRVAIARALAIRPQLLILDEPFGALDAITKEELQEELLQIWSEHQITVLMITHDIDEALFLADKLVMMTNGPAANIGEILEIPFSRPRNRRRIMENPEYYNLRNYALDFLYRRCAHVDE; this is encoded by the coding sequence ATGACAACAGTAAACTATAATAACAAAACTCAACAATTACAAACCCAGAAAAAAGAAGACTTCTTAGTAATTGATGGTGTCAACAAAATTTACCCCACTGATAAAGGATCATACACCGTCCTAGATGACATTAACCTCAAAGTTAGTGAAGGTGAATTTATTTGTTTAATTGGCCATTCCGGCTGTGGAAAATCAACACTGCTCAACATGGTTTCTGGATTTAATAAACCTACCAACGGGGTCGTGTGGTTACAAGGTCAACCCATAACCGAACCCGGTCCAGACCGAATGATGGTATTTCAAAACTATTGTTTACTACCTTGGTTAAATGTTTTTGATAATGTTTATTTAGGTGTTGATTCCGTATTTCCTCACAAAAGCAAATCGGAAAAACGGGCAATAGTCAGAGAACATTTAGCAATGGTAGGACTAACAGAAGCAGCCCAAAAGAAACCTAGTCAAATATCTGGAGGAATGAAACAAAGAGTAGCTATAGCCCGTGCCTTAGCCATCCGTCCCCAACTCCTGATTTTAGATGAACCATTCGGTGCTTTAGATGCCATCACAAAAGAAGAATTACAAGAAGAACTCCTGCAAATTTGGTCAGAACATCAAATCACAGTTTTGATGATCACCCATGATATTGATGAAGCACTTTTCCTCGCAGATAAATTAGTGATGATGACAAATGGACCAGCAGCAAATATTGGCGAAATATTAGAAATACCCTTTTCTCGTCCTCGTAACCGTCGCCGAATTATGGAAAATCCAGAATATTACAACCTACGAAACTATGCCTTAGACTTCCTCTATCGTCGCTGCGCTCATGTTGATGAGTAA